The Setaria viridis chromosome 6, Setaria_viridis_v4.0, whole genome shotgun sequence genome contains a region encoding:
- the LOC117860075 gene encoding uncharacterized protein: MADHQEMIHPAAAAATGGSTGHGHGGGDWWSTAVSCSPDQLPGFGAGWSAAAADGGSRSRSGNAAASAESPGSNSLATGGSSITYQEPAAGVADPGAVAVPQPAAGLAAGWNQPYYLDGSGFHGYMSSSRGDHQGHLGPRSPSSNNNGLMLQDPTHDPNHQFLSNLGLELLSSPTSPAGGFRSSSLLRTLTEPSAAVAKPSSLGLFQQYHQQQTVNQAPSSIREALQFTNNTPFWNPSTSFAAAAEGAASLGTAGPPSGQSRPANLAAKSAPEGAGDSGSIIAKKANTDPTPLKKARTGTPSPLPTFKVRKEKLGDRITALQQLVSPFGKTDTASVLHETIEYIKFLHEQVGSLSAPYLKNRQQVPHLKISRDGGEAAAAKGDLTGRGLCLVPISSTFAVASETPVDFWSPFGAAFR, from the exons ATGGCGGATCACCAGGAGATGATCCATccagctgcggctgcggctaCGGGCGGTAGTACGGGccacgggcacggcggcggcgactggtgGAGCACGGCGGTGTCGTGCTCGCCGGACCAGCTGCCCGGGTTCGGCGCCGGCTGGTCCGCTGCGGCGGCTGATGGCGGCAGCAGGTCGAGGTCCGGCAACGCGGCGGCCTCCGCGGAGTCGCCCGGGTCCAACTCGCTCGCCACCGGCGGCAGCTCCATAACCTACCAAGAGCCTGCTGCCGGCGTCGCCGACCcgggcgccgtcgccgtgccgCAGCCGGCGGCCGGTCTCGCCGCCGGCTGGAACCAGCCTTACTACTT GGATGGATCTGGTTTCCATGGCTACATGAGCTCATCAAGAGGCGATCATCAGGGTCACCTCGGCCCGAGGAGCCCCTCATCGAATAACAACGGCCTGATGCTACAAGACCCAACGCATGATCCGAACCACCAGTTCCTGTCCAACCTTGGACTGGAGCTGCTCTCGTCGCCGACCTCACCGGCCGGCGGGTTCCGGTCCTCGTCGCTGCTGAGAACCCTCACGGAGCCGTCGGCAGCGGTGGCGAAGCCGTCGTCGCTGGGGTTGTTCCAGCAGTATCATCAGCAGCAGACGGTGAACCAGGCTCCTAGCAGCATCAGGGAGGCTCTGCAGTTCACCAACAACACGCCCTTCTGGAACCCTTCCACCAgctttgcggcggcggcggagggggcggcgagCCTAGGGACTGCCGGACCACCGTCGGGACAATCTAGGCCGGCGAATCTTGCAGCCAAG AGTGCACCAGAAGGTGCCGGAGACTCTGGCTCCATCATCGCGAAGAAGGCGAACACAGATCCAACGCCGCTCAAGAAAGCAAGAACGGGGACACCATCACCACTGCCGACCTTCAAG GTGAGGAAAGAGAAGCTAGGTGACAGAATCACAGCACTTCAACAACTAGTCTCCCCTTTTGGAAAG ACTGATACGGCATCGGTGCTCCATGAGACCATCGAGTACATCAAGTTCCTGCATGAGCAAGTTGGT TCACTCAGTGCTCCTTACCTAAAGAACAGGCAGCAAGTGCCCCATTTGAAG ATCTCTAGGGACGGCggagaggcggcagcggcgaaggGGGACCTCACCGGCCGAGGGCTGTGCCTGGTCCCGATATCGAGCACCTTCGCGGTGGCGAGCGAGACGCCGGTCGATTTCTGGTCACCATTTGGTGCAGCCTTCCGGTAG
- the LOC117859710 gene encoding putative G-type lectin S-receptor-like serine/threonine-protein kinase At1g61610: protein MTSTSSRVPMHSTPIYAILLFLSCSFSSILLCASSDHLVPGKPLTPGNTLVSDDGTFILGFFSLSNPTEKHYYVGIWYNNISQRTVVWIANRDVPITNISSAMLTLTSSSHIVLSDGNGRILWRSNSSSIRSSPATTISAEAALENTGNFILRPLGHSTILWQSFDHPADTLLPGMNLRISHKMHPLQHLISWKGPQDPSPGAFSYGADPDCFLQRFIWNGTRPHRRSPVWSSYFLLGSYTDNFHHTIYMAVHRGDDDEVYMSFGIPIESLSLLIRMEISYSGKVNILRWNSNMSAWTALYTQPAHECNVYAYCGPYGYCDNSETTPTCKCPDGFEPKDDEDWNKGRFLEGCRRKKALRCSTGDGFLTLPGMKVPDHFLLIRNKSFDECTVECRSNCSCMAYAYANMSTRAIDGDDTRCLIWTGMLIDTEKCSEGGENLYIRTNKLSGSKLTTNILEIVLPVLASLLAFICIVFIWICWFRGKQGSKEIWTRLMLGDMSGTHELADRKLDLPLISFREIAVATQNFSDSAILGRGGFGTVYKGTFEDKEIAVKRLCKGSGQGVVEFKNEAVLIAKLQHRNLVKLLGCCIDGDERLLIYEYLPNKSLDAFLFNAARKSLLDWPTRFQIIKGIARGLLYLHQDSRLTIIHRDLKAGNVLLDAEMRPKISDFGTARIFGIDEQQSNTNRVVGTYGYMSPEYALEGIISLKSDVYSFGVLLLEVVSGLKISATGPVTGSLNLIAHAWSLWKDGNLRDLVDSSIVESCSPDEILRCIHIGLLLVQDNPNARPLMPWVVSSLENSDIELPQPSEPMYFSRSHYRIVEAGESSVSNMSLGTLEGR from the exons ATGACAAGTACAAGCTCGAGGGTGCCAATGCATTCCACTCCCATCTATGCTatccttttgtttctttcttgttCATTCAGCTCAATACTTCTGTGTGCATCCAGCGACCACCTTGTCCCTGGCAAGCCGCTCACACCAGGCAACACTCTTGTGTCTGACGATGGCACCTTCATCCTGGGCTTCTTCTCTCTGTCCAATCCCACGGAAAAACATTATTATGTTGGCATATGGTACAACAACATCTCGCAGCGCACTGTTGTGTGGATCGCCAACCGTGATGTGCCTATTACCAATATTTCCTCAGCAATGCTCACCTTGACCAGTAGCTCACACATTGTCCTGTCTGATGGCAATGGCCGCATCCTTTGGAGGTcaaacagcagcagcatcagaTCTTCGCCTGCCACAACCATTTCTGCGGAAGCCGCACTAGAAAACACTGGAAACTTCATCCTCCGGCCTCTGGGCCACAGTACCATCCTATGGCAGAGCTTCGACCACCCGGCTGATACTCTCCTTCCTGGTATGAACCTTAGGATCAGCCACAAGATGCATCCTCTGCAACACCTCATTTCCTGGAAAGGCCCACAGGATCCATCCCCGGGAGCGTTCTCCTATGGGGCAGATCCTGATTGCTTCCTGCAGCGCTTCATCTGGAATGGCACAAGGCCGCACCGTCGAAGCCCAGTGTGGAGTAGCTACTTCCTTCTTGGGAGCTACACGGACAACTTCCATCATACCATTTACATGGCGGTACATCGCGGAGATGATGACGAGGTGTACATGTCCTTTGGTATCCCAATTGAATCCTTGTCTTTGTTGATCAGGATGGAGATAAGCTACTCAGGCAAGGTTAATATACTAAGATGGAACAGCAACATGTCAGCATGGACAGCCCTGTACACTCAGCCTGCACATGAGTGCAATGTGTATGCCTACTGTGGTCCATACGGCTACTGTGACAACAGTGAAACTACCCCGACATGCAAGTGCCCCGATGGTTTTGAGCCAAAGGATGATGAAGACTGGAACAAGGGCAGGTTTTTGGAGGGATGTCGCCGGAAGAAGGCGCTAAGATGTAGCACCGGAGACGGTTTCTTGACCTTGCCAGGCATGAAGGTCCCTGACCATTTCCTCCTTATCAGAAACAAAAGTTTTGATGAGTGCACGGTGGAATGCCGTAGCAACTGCTCCTGCATGGCATATGCTTATGCCAACATGAGCACCAGGGCTATTGATGGGGATGACACGAGGTGCCTGATATGGACTGGGATGTTGATTGATACGGAGAAGTGCAGCGAAGGAGGGGAAAACCTATATATCCGGACCAACAAATTAAGCG GTAGCAAGCTAACAACCAACATCCTAGAAATTGTGCTGCCAGTTCTGGCATCTTTGCTAGCATTCATATGCATAGTGTTCATTTGGATCTGCTGGTTTAGAG GAAAACAAGGCAGCAAGGAAATCTGGACGAGGCTGATGCTAGGAGACATGAGCGGTACTCATGAACTTGCTGATAGGAAATTAGACTTGCCATTGATCAGCTTCAGAGAAATTGCCGTTGCAACACAGAATTTTTCTGATTCAGCTATACTTGGACGAGGAGGATTTGGCACTGTTTACAAG gGAACATTCGAAGATAAGGAAATTGCAGTGAAAAGGCTCTGTAAAGGTTCTGGTCAAGGTGTAGTGGAATTCAAAAATGAAGCAGTTCTGATTGCCAAGTTGCAACACAGAAACTTGGTTAAACTTCTAGGCTGCTGCATCGATGGCGATGAGAGATTATTGATTTATGAATACCTTCCTAACAAAAGTTTGGATGCCTTCCTTTTCA ATGCTGCAAGAAAATCATTGCTTGATTGGCCCACAAGATTCCAGATAATCAAAGGCATAGCTAGAGGCCTTCTATATCTTCATCAAGATTCAAGGCTGACAATAATTCATAGAGATCTGAAGGCAGGCAATGTATTGTTGGATGCTGAAATGAGACCCAAGATCTCTGATTTTGGTACAGCTAGGATCTTTGGTATCGACGAGCAACAATCAAATACCAATAGAGTCGTGGGAACTTA TGGGTACATGTCGCCAGAATATGCACTAGAAGGCATCATTTCTCTCAAATCCGATGTCTACAGCTTCGGTGTGTTGCTACTGGAGGTTGTGAGTGGCTTGAAGATCAGTGCGACCGGCCCAGTTACAGGTTCACTCAACCTTATAGCTCAT GCATGGAGCTTATGGAAGGACGGAAACCTGCGTGATTTGGTGGACTCATCGATTGTTGAGAGCTGTTCACCAGACGAAATTCTACGATGTATCCACATCGGTCTCTTGTTAGTGCAAGACAACCCAAACGCTCGTCCGCTTATGCCATGGGTGGTGTCAAGCTTGGAAAACAGTGACATAGAGCTCCCACAGCCTAGTGAGCCTATGTACTTTTCAAGGAGTCACTACAGAATTGTTGAAGCAGGAGAAAGCTCTGTAAGTAACATGAGCCTCGGAACGCTGGAAGGGCGCTAA